The window AAGACTAGGCCCAATGGTTCGTTGCTCGATAACTTTAATGGGGACTGGTAAAGCTCCAGCATTTAATTGAATCGAAAGCGCTTTGGCACTATCAGTAGTAAAGTTTCCAGAAATCACAGCCTGACCAGTAGTAATGGCTTCTTGAACAGTTGGAGCAGTGACCGGAATTTCATCCAGGAAAATAGCCACTGGTTTGCCAACATTTTCTTTAGTAATAGTGGCAAATTTTTTAGCACCATCGCCAGTAAATTCTAGACCAACTTGGGGAAGACCATTATTAAATTGCACGGATGATCTTTTCAAATCTTTACCAGAAAGGTCAGTAGTTACAAAATCAGTATATGGTACAGCACTAGCTGTGGAATCCTTAAGTTGCGGTGGTAGGACTCTAAACTCAAGCTGGGCGGTTTGGCCAATTAAACTAATAGCTTGATTAATATCTTGAATACCTGGAAGCTCAGCGATAATTCGATAATCATTGCCAACCTTTGAAGTTTGAATAGATGGCTCAGTAACTCCGTAAAGATCTACCCGACGACTAATAACTTCTTTAGCAGCTTCCAAGGCTGTTTGGCGATCACTAGTTTTAACTTTACTCATATCAGCCTGTAAAACAATTTGGGTTCCGCCTTGTAAATCTAAACCTCGTTGAATATCGAGACTACGATGGAATTCAAGTTTGCCAAGTTTAAAATTGATTTCCGGGGAAGAAATGGTAGCGTTAATAGTTTTACCAAAAATAGTTTGATGAATTTGGAAATTTTTAGGAAGAGAAATAATAGCAGTGATTATAGTCAGGCCAATGATAATGATAAAAAGGCGTTTTGCTTGCATTCATTTTTGTCATTCCGAACGAAGTTAAATGATTTTGCCAATAAAATTCCTGCCTGCCGGCAGTCAGGTCTCCACTTCGGTCAAAATGACACTACACATATTTTAGACAAAAACAGGCGAGAAACAAGAGGAAAAAGAGAGGTAAAAACACTTTTTATTTGTTTTTTATTTTTAAGTTATGATACCAATTCTTCTTCGTCTCCCAAAAGCATAATACGAGAGCCCATAAGGATTTGGGTGATAAAAGGATCTCGGCGTTTTTTTCTAAAATCAAATTCTTCTTTAGTCATGACTGAGTAGTTGATTTCCCGATCCAGCTCTTTTTCAAATTTAGCAACAACAGAAGCTACTTGAGGAATTACGATTTCACCCACAATTAGCAAGTCTACATCTGTTTCGTTGTGGGGTCGGTGACGAGAAAATTTGCCAGATAACACAGCAAAGCGGATTTTGCCAATGCGATTGCGGTCTTTGATAATAGCTTGACCAAGACCAACAGTTTTGGCAGTAAGTTGAACTAATTCGTTGTAAAAAAGATAGTCTTTTTTGAAACCGTAATAAAGACGGTTACCACGCGACTCTTTTTTGACCATGCCTTTTTCTTCCATATGTTGGAGCTCGCGACGAACAGCGTTAATTTCCTCCTTGGAAAGACGAACCAGCTCTCGAACATAGTAGATTTTAGCTGGATCTGTTAGGAAAATTTTTAAAAGTTTAACGCGAACGCGGGAGATAAGAAAATCTTGAAGTTTGGCCATGTTACTTTGTCATTCTAAGTGAAGTTGAAGAATCTTCCTTAAAAGATTCCTGCCTGCCAATAGGCAGGTCTCAACAAGCTCGGAATGACAAAATTGATTAGTCTTCCTAATTAAAGCCAATTATAGCATACGAGTACATAATGTGATCCTTGTCTTATAAATAATCCTATAGTATTGACTAAAGTTTGTATTTTGAATACAATACTAGCCAATAAAAGAGCGATATTGCTCTTTTTGTTTAGATATCCTTTAAAAACTATTTGCAGTTTTTGTAAAAGATATCTTAGTACATTAAAAATTCCAAGAACTAAATACAGCGAATCCAAGCAGAGATTGAATACATTTTAAATTTCTACCTGGGTTCGTTGTCAAAATTTCCTATTTCCACTGAGATAGATGGCTTGTAAGGAGCTGAAAGGATAATCAGTGATTTATCTGTATGTATTGGTGAAAGGAATATTCCATAACCTTGAAAGGGGATAAATCATGAAGAAGATTTTTGTATGGGTGTTGTTGGTTGCTGTTTTATCGTCTTTAGCTCCTGTAGCTTTAGCGCAGGAACCAGAAGTATGCTCTGATTCGAGTTGTATGACTTGGACCTGGGCAGATGCTTGGGCCCAAAATCTTGATGTGGACAGGATTCCGGTAGGTTTGCATCCAGGTGAAAAAGCAACAATCAGTCTGGTTAGCACCTTTGCTACTAAGCAAGTCGGTTTTGCTGTAACCAGTGAAGGTGGTATCAGTTTGTCGCAAATTGGCTTTGCCAATTTGAGTTGGGAGCTTGAGGGCCAGCGAGATGGACATTGGGCAATGTATGCCAATGTAATATCTTCTGGGTCAGGGTCGTTTGGCTGGCTCTCGACAGGGCTTTTCCGGTTGAAAGAGGTGATTGAATTCACCCCTAACAAACCTGGGGTTTATGCTCTGAAAGGGCTTGGGGAGGTCACCTCAATTTCCTCTGCTTTGGCGGGGAGGTTGAATGATGGATCTTGGTGTCTTTCTCAAGCAATAGCTTGGGATGAGATTCAGAAGGAATGGGTCATTACGGTTCTTCCCTGGCCAACTCCATCATGGAAACCAGTTGCTGAGAAGGTTGTTATTAAAGGGCTTAATAGCCCTGTGGCAGTTGAGGAACTTGGTGCATTAGACTATCAGTGGATTGAGCTTAAAAAACTCAATCTGACTGACCAAGGTTTTGTCTGGGAAGAAATTCCTCCTGGTCATCCGGCTGATCAGGGAACAAGTCAGACTGGTCGTTATGAGCTCACCTTGTTGTGCCAAGAGGGTGAATTTCTCTTGGGGGGAAATGTTCGTTCTTCAAGATCGAAATGCATTTATTCAGCCAAGCCTTGCAATAAAGATGGGAAGTGTCTTGAGCCTCGAGTGCTTCTCGTAGAAAATACTGGCTTGGACGGTACTCAGACCTTCAACTGGTTTGATCAGGAGTGTACTGATCAAATAATTGCTTTCAAGTGATGGTTCTTGGAATTGGGTAAGCGTTTTATCGCTACTGTATATTAAGGTATGCGAGCTTACCCGGTTCCCAGAGAAAATTAATAAATAATTTTTTCTGGGAACATATTAAAATTTACTTCTTTAGTATTCCAAAGTCTTATTCCCCTTAGCTAAATTGCTAATCCAGATTTTACCTGGAATAAAGCTGATTTCTTTGCCAGTATCAGCATCTTCAAAAATAGTTCGATCAGTTCTACTATCTTTGGTCCAGGTGATTTCAGTAGCATTACCATTTTGGAATAAAACTCCAGTACCTGTACCAATTGTATCGTAAAGCAAATGGGCATTACTGGGATAGCCGTCATCAGCATTACTCTCCACTGAATACATAACTATGATATTTTTAGCTGAAAGCTGTTTATTGGTGTCTAGGTCAAGATGTTCCTTGCCAGCATTGCTGCGCAAATACACTTTTTTCTCAGGATCAAATTTCCAAGAGACAGAGTAATCACCAGCTGGCGAGTTTTCCCAAAAATCATAGCCAATAGTAGTTACATCACCAATCTTAGGTTCTTTCCCCTCTTCATAAAACTGCCAAGGTACAAAGTCTTCATCCCAAGCATTGCCCTCGCTATCAACATTGGTCCATTCCCGTTTTTTAGCCAAAGCCCATAAACGTTCAGTGGTGGAATACATGGTGTGTTCAGTAGCGACTGTGTGTCCCATGCGCTCATAGTCACGCCAGTATGTGGGGTAACCAATGGCAAATTGATTAAGATCATTCCCCATGGAACCACCCCAACCATAATCTTCAATTTGACCCAAAGCATCAGCTTCGCTGGTACCACCAGGACAACCATGGTTGCAGTTAGCTCCGCCCACATGAGCATATAACGGGTTAGCACCGTACTCAGAAGCCCAGTTGATAAAGTAGCTGCGGGCACTACGAACTGGTCCAACAATAGCTTCGTGAGACTGGGCATCACAATAAAAGACCCCCATAAACCTGGTAATGCCGCCTTCAGCTACAGTTTCGTAAACAATATCAGCACTAGATAAACCGGATTGAGGCCGAGCTTCTTCATGGTTTTCAATCATAATAAGCAAGGGGCGACGTTGTTCCCAGGCCTCTTTCTCTTTTTCTGTAAAAAGTTGGCCATTCATAGGACAAATAGCAGTTTTGGGGCCGCTAGTATCAATAAGCTGTTTGTAATCTGCGGTATTATCTTCCTTCTCTTCTTGATTGATAGCCTCCTCTTCCTGATTACCTTGGGGACTAATGAATTCTAATGAAGGTGGAGCAACTACATACGTAAAAACCGCATAAGAAATGCCGGTTGAAAAAAGGTATAAACCTAAAAAGGCTACGAAGCCTAAAAGAGCAGTTTTTTTCATACTATAATATTTAGTTTGTTTTAATAATATAAAAACAAAAATAAGATTTCCTTGAGAATTTCTACAAGGAAATAAAATTAAACATCACCTTTTAAGTGTATCATGGCTTTATGTGGCATGCACTGGCAATTACTTTCTGTTCTTCTTCAGAGAGATCGCCGTCAATTCCTTTACCTTGAAAAACCTGTTTTGAATAAACTCGCGTTGTTTCACGGTTATGTAGGGAAGAAATTAAAACTCCAGTTTTTTGATTATCCAGCAGAGCTAAAACAAAACTTTGATCGCCACCGGTATCGTCAAAGGGATTGAAGCGTAAAAAGCCAACTTGCTGGAGATGAAAATCACATTGGGATTTTAATGTTTCCATCTCGCCAATCAATGATTTAAGTTCAGAACCCTGGAGTTTTTGGGCTTTTAAAATATCTTCTAAAATTTGTTCCAAGTTTTTCTTATCAATTTTTTTAATCAGGCTGTTGTAGTGTTTTTTAAGAGATAAAAATAAGACAGTCAGGATTGTTAGCCAAACAATACTAAGACCAGCTATAAGAGCTGGAATTAACGTTATGGGATTTGATAAAAACTCGTTCATGTGATTTGATTGTACGGAGCTTTTTATGGTCTTGTCAAACAGGGAGTTAAAACCTAGAATAATGGGCAGAATATTACATATATAAAATAATTCTATGGCCAAAAAAAGAAAAACCTTAGCTCAAAAAAAGAAGGCACTACAACGAAAACAGGAACAATTAATGCAGGTCCGATCCAGTGAAACCGAACAGGGAAAACTGCATTACGAAGCAAAAGAATCTATTGATTCTAAGAAAACTTCAAAAACTAAAGCCACAAAAATTTTAAAAAATGATGATCAAATTCTAGTTGTTCCGGAAAAATATATTCGCCAGGATTTGACCAAAACTGCCTTGCTGTCGGTTTTGTTTACGGCTATTATTTTGGGATTGTATTGGTATGTGGAACTAGGTGGAAAAGCTGCGCTGGGCATGTAATAATGCAAGCATGAAGAAAAATTTTTCAATCAAAAATGTTTTGCTTCTCTTAGTAGTTTTTTTAATTTTTATAGTAGCTTTTTCCAGATTTGTATATCCAAGTATTGGAGATAGACTTCCTTCTCAAATATCTACGGGTGTAGATATGTTGTTTTATAGTTCACCAGCGGGGTGTACTTTAATGGGTCAAAATTATAATAATTATACTGGCTCCGTAAATAAATGTACTCCTAAATATAGCTTTCCAGCTTATCGAAGTAGCTCATCAGGTAATGATCCTTTTGTTGCATTAAAACCAGTAATTTATTTATATCCTACCAAAGTTCAAGTAGTTGATGTAAATTTAGATATTTTAGGGAAAATAATTGTTTCATATCCAAAATATAATGAGCAAATAAAAGGATGGAGTGTGACTGCTTTTCCAGATGGCCATTTGATTAATAAAGCTGATAATAAGGAGTATAGCTATCTATTTTGGGAAGCTGAAACAAATGATCTTAATATAGACTTGGTTTCAGGTTTTGTGGTTAGAGGTCAGGATACAGAAAAATTTTTACAAGAGAAATTAGCTGAGATAGGTTTATTACCCAAAGAATACAATGAATTTATTGTTTACTGGCTACCTAAAATGCAAAATAATCCATATAATTTAATTCATTTTGCTGGCGATACTTACACTGATTCAGCCCAACTAACAATTGCTCCCAAACCAGACTCAGTACTAAGAGTTTTTATGGTTTACAAGCCATTGGCAAAATCAATCAATGTTTCTCCTCAGATTTTTCCCAAGTTTGAACGTAATGGTTTTACCGTAGTTGAGTGGGGCGGTACAGAAATTAAAGATTAAATCACAAACTCCCCATTGTCATAAATTATCTTCTTGCTGCAATTTTTCAAAACTGCAGTGACAGTACGTTTAGTAGTTGAAACGATATCAGTATGGACTGCACTATCATTGAAACCTAGGCTTTTCCATTGGGCTTTGGTAACTTTCCCTGGATCGCCAGCATAACAGTCATGATAGGATTTGCCTAAAGCAATATGAGTATTGCCCTGAGGGCCACCAACATTTTCATCAAATAAGGTTTCGGCCATAAACTTGGTGATTTTGGAAAAACGTTTATCAGTTAGAGAAAACTCACCAATTTTGTCTGCGTTTGGGGTTTTGATCATTTCTAGTAGCACTTTTTCATTTTGAGAGGCTTTGGCTTTGACTACCTTGCCTTTAGCAAATTCCAGCTCAACACCTTTGATCAAATTACCATAACGATAAAGAGGTTGATTAAATTTGATCCAACCATGTGTGTCCCGCCAATCAGGTGAGGTGAAAATCTCAAAACTAGGGATGTTGCGACCACTACCACCAGCCCATTGCCGTTTTTCACCCAGGCTAATCAAAAGGTCCACATCTGAACCTTTTACATGTAAAGTATCAATTGGAAGCTGATTTAATTTTTTAATAATTATTTCACTTTGAGCAAAAGTTTGTTGCCAAGCTTTGATAGGATCTTTTTGATTAAGATAACACCCTTTAATAATTTGCTCCCAGTAATCTTCAAGTGAAAGTCCGGCTTCTTTAGCCATTTGAGGAGTAGCATACAGAGCCAAAGTCCAAGTAAATTTACCTTGATTTTCTTTAATATCAAGCAGTTCTCGCCAAGGTTTTTGAGCTAGCTGAGCAGTCATAATTTTGGCTGGATCAATCCCTTTGAGCGCTTGTTTATTGACCTCAGAAATAATGGCAATAGAATGGTCAATTTGTTTAACCAAGCCTTGAACATAAGCTTTGGGATAAAATTTTAATTGCTCATCTGAAGCTAACTCAAAAAAGTCCCGAGATGGATTAAGTGATTTTTCATCATCAGGCAAATATTGAGAGATGAAGTGACCCCCAGCTTTTAAGACTGCTTTACGTAACTCTATGAAAAGTGGCTTGGCAGACTCTGATGCAGAAATTCGGACTACTTCACCTTTTTTAATGCCATTGCCGCTATTTAGAGCAAAGTTGACTAAAACGTTGGCATATTTTTCGAAAGTGTGTTGAGAAGGTTGGTATTTTGGCATATGGGTTACAATAGATTAATATTATTGTCATTTCGATCGAAGTGGAGACCTGCCTGCCGGCAGGCAGGAATTTTATCGAAAAGATCCTTTGACTTCGCTCAGGATGACAAGGTGGTAATGGATTTTAACATGTACTTATGTCTATTTCTAATCTAGAAGTTCAAAAGCGTCTTAGAAAATTTCAAGCTATTTTAAAAGCAAAAAAACTAGATTGTTTACTACTGCTTAGTGCTGAGCAAATTTTTTACCTGACCAATTTTGCTTTTCAAGATAGAAATGGACGGGAAGCTTTGTTACTAGTTGAAGAGAGCAGCTTAACTTTGTTAGTACCAGCTATGCATCAAGATCAGACTAAAACAGTTTTTCCAAATATTACTATCAAAACTTTGTCGGCTGGAATGAGATATAGCCAACTGCTTGAACCTAGAATTAATTCCAAAAAAGTTGGTGTAGAAGGAATGGTTTTGACTTTAGCAGAAGCTGCAGTTTTTAAAAAAATGAGAGCTAAACTTACTGATGTTAATCAGGAATTACGAATGGTGCGAGCTATTAAAACTCAGACAGAGATTGCAAATATTACCAAGGCTCAAGATATTACCCAAAAGGCTTTGGTTTCGGTTTTAACCAACATAAAACTTGGAATTTCTGAAAAAGAATTAGCCAGAAAATTAGATATAGCAATGGAAACATTAGGAGCTGATGAACTGGCCTTTCCGACCATTGTGGCTTTTGGTAAGCATAGCGCTGTCCCTCATCACAAAGCTGGTAAAACGAGATTAAAAAATGACAATATTGTTTTGATTGATATGGGAGCTAGAGTAGGTGAGTATAACGGGGATTTAAGCCGGACTTTTTATTTTGGTAAAGCTACAGATATATTTAAAAAGCGGTTTGAATTAGTGCAAACCGCTCAGCAAGCAGCTTTGAAAAAAATAAAAGCTGGGGTAGAAATTGCAGATATCGACCAGGCTGCCCGAGCAGTATTTGAAAAAGCTGAAGTGCTAGATCTTTATTTACATACTACTGGTCATGGGTTAGGAATTGGAGTTCATGAGTTTCCCAGCTTGTCGTATTTGCAAAAAGATAGACTAGAGGAGGGGATGGTAATTACTGTCGAACCGGGTTTGTATGAAGATGGTTGGGGAGGAATTAGACTGGAAGATGTGGTAGTAGTTGCCAAAAATGGCTATAAAATGTTAGGCACCTTGGATCAACATTGGAGTCTCCCCTATGGTGGCTAAAACCTGGGTCTCTACCCTACTTATTATTGTATTTTTTTTAATTACTACCCTGTGGTATTTTTGGCCAGTAGTGACTCATTTTGATAGCTATTTACCAGATAATTATGATGGCTTGTTTATTACCTGGTCGATAAATCGAATTGCTCAAAATTTTCCAGTCTGGCCTGGAAAATTGATGGAGGGCAATATCTTTTATCCTAACCCTTATACGCATGCATATTCAGACTTATTTATTACCAGCGGCTTGTTGGCTAAGCCATTATTAGTTTTATGGCCAGAATCACTTGTTGGTTATAATTGGACTTTATTGGTCGGACATTTTTTACTTTTAGTTTTTACGTTTTTATTTTTAGATAGTTTAGCCGAAAATAAATGTATTGCTGGAGTGCTGGCTTTAGTTTTTGGTTATAGCCAAATCCATTTACATTACTTGCCACACCTGCAACTGTTTACTATTTTTTTATTGCCTCTTTCGGGTTGGTGTTTGATCAAATTTGCCAAAAATAAAAAAAATTGGTGGCTCTATGGATGGTTTTTAAGCCTATCTTTTCAACTTATTAATAGTATTTTGCCTGGGTATTTTATTGTCGCTTCATTTTTAGTTCTGTATATTTATTTGCCAGAATTGAGATTACAAGTTAAAAAATCTTGGAAAGCATTAGTGCTGGGAAGCAGTTTCACATTATTAATTGCCGGGCCATTTTTATGGATATATTTTCAGGTGTCCAAATATTTTAATTACAGTCGACCTTTGACTGAAGTTATCCATTTTTCCCTAAGTCCTGAACAGCTTTTGACAAAGTTTTTCTCGCCAGTTTTATTTGGGCTGTTCGTAGTTGCTATGGGAGTAGTTATATTTACCAAGAAAAAGCCGCCATACCTAGTCTGGATCTGGGCTAGCTTAGGCTCATTAATACTAGCTTTGGGACCAGCTCTGCACTGGCAAGAGCAAACAGTCAAAATCCCCTTTCATATCCCCCTGCCATATCTATTGCTCTATTTTATTGTCCCTGGCTTTCAAAGCATGCGGACGCCTTCGCGGTGGGTACTACTAGCTGGTTTTTTTATAACCGTTGTCTTGGCGCTATTTTTACAACACGTTTTTGCTAAGAAAAAAACTAGCTTAACAATTGTCTTGCTAAGCATAATCATATGTGCTTGGATGGTGATGCCAAGGTTTGATCACTACTATCAAATTCCTAAAACCAAGCAATATCCTGCGGTTTATAGTTGGCTTAAAAATCAGCCAGGACAAGTTGTGATGGAGCTGCCTATGACAGCTTGGGGAGGTTCCGATCAAAATAAACAAGAAGTATATCGAATGCTTTATAGTCTGAATCATAAGAAGCAATTGGTAAATGGCTATAGTGGTTTTTTCCCGCCAGATTATGTAACTTTGGTTAATGTGTTACAAGCTGAGTTTCCTAGTCAAAAAACGCTGAAACTTATAAAGGATTACCAGGTTGACTACTTAATTGTTCATCAGGATGAATTTAGAAGAATGGGTGAGAGCGATATTGAAAATAAAATTGAAAAGACTATAGCTTTGCAAGCTGATGAAAAATTTGAGAATGATTTGGTTTATATATTGAGAAAATAAAAACTATTGCAAAAGTTCAACTTGGTCGCCAAGCTGAAGGTTGTATTTTTGAGCCCAACCAGATGGCAGCTCCAAAACCCAATCTACTATTTCAGGAGGGGAATATCGAGGCAATTCTTCAAGAGGGGTGTTGGGTGGAAAATTTGGAACATCTTTTTCGATATACACGACTTTTTTATCTCTAATAAAAACCATGTCAAGAGAAAAATTCATATCTGGCATCCAAAACGTGACTTCTCGAGCTTGGGGAAAAATAAACAACATACCGTTATTTTGTGCCAAATTGCTTCGGCCAGACAAACCTTGAGTGATTTTTTCTGGAGTATCAGCAATCTCTACCAAAACCAACTGGCTTTTCACCAGAAGTTTATGAGTATAGTCATATCCAAGTAAATCCTGATTGCTGTCCCCGCTTCCATCTTCGGCAACAATTTTTGGTGTTGTCTGCTTGCTACCCGTGCCCACCAACTGTTTAAAATCTGGTTTGATAAGGATAAGCAAGGCTATAAAACAGCAAACAATAAGGCCTAGGACAATAGCTAAAACTTTATTCATGAACAAAGTAAAAATATGTTTGATAGGTTTCTGATCAGATTTACGGTTTCAAATTCTTTATCTGTGGTTGTAATCAATTTTTCAGCAGCTATCTGATACTCACCAAAGAATAGATGATTAATAAGTAAAAATCCAGTCGACTTAATCACTTTCTTTAAATCTCTTATAAATTTGGGGCTATAAAGTGTAGCGCTAATACTGTTTCCACAAAATAAGTCTACAATCACTAAATCATATTGCTCTTTTAGGTTTTTGACAAAGGTAAAAGCGTCAGCTTCAATTGGCTTTACTTGAGAGTAGCGATTAAGTCCAAAATACTGTCTAGCGAGCTTTATCATAATTTGATCAATTTCAATCGCTGTAATTTGGGCTTGAGGCCACTTTTTAGTTAGTAAGGGAATTATGGTGCCACCACCTAATCCCAATAATAAAATACTTTTTACTTTTTCGTTTTTACTTTTTACTTTTTTTAGGGGTTTTTGCCAAAGATTTTTGACAATACTGCCTGATTGCAGTAAATCTCCGGCCACAATTTTGTAACTGCCTAAATGTTTAATTAACTGAATTTTGCCACTAAAAGGAGAGTTAAACTCTTTGACAACCTGTCCTTGGAAAAAGGAGAGAGGCATACTATTTTTACTAAAGCGGCTATTTTTTAATAAGCTCTTTTCCCATAAAAGCTTGCAATGCTTCAGGCACAAGGATAGAGCCATCTTTTTGTTGATAACTTTCCATAATAGCTATCAAAATTCTGGGACTGGCAATAGCGGTATTATTAAGCATGTGGACATACTTAATCTCACCATCTTTAGTTTTGTAGCGGACATTGGCTCGACGGCTTTGGAATTCGCCCATAATCGAATCAGACATAGTTTCCCCAAAATCATTACGGCCTGGCATCCAGGTTTCGATATCATACTTTTTGATTTGTGGTTCACCCATATCACCGGTGCACATCAGCATAACCCGGTAATGCAGGCCAAGTTCCTGAAGCATTTCTTCGCTGTAAGTACGCAGCTTTTCATGCCAGGATTTTGACTCTTCTATATCGTTTTTACATAAAATTACCTGTTCAACTTTGGTAAATTCATGAATGCGGTACATGCCTTGAGTATCCTTACCATAACTGCCGATTTCACGGCGATAGCACTGTGAATAACCAGCGTAGAGTTTTGGTAGTTCGCTTTCAGTTAAAACCTCATCCATATGGTAAGAAACTAGAGGTACTTCAGCTGTGCCAGCTAAAAAGCGTTCATCTTTTTCACCTTCATCATCAAAAGTTTTGTAGACATCAACTTTACCCCAGGGGAAATGGGCGGTATTTACAAAAGGCCGTTCATGTAAAATAATTGGCGGTACTACGGGAGTAAAGCCTTTTTCAAGCAATTTTTTCAAAGCAAAATTCATCACGGCTAGATGAAGTAAAGCTCCGTCACCTTTTAGGTAATAACCCCTAAAACCAGCCACTTTAGTGCCCCGGTCAAAATCAACAATATCTAAATCTTTAGCTAGTTGAACATGGTCTTTGATAGGAAAATCAAATTCCGGTTTTTGGCCCCAGGTAGCCACTTGCACATTGCCGCTACTATCTTTACCAATAGGCACTTCTGGATCAGGGACATTGGGAATTTGCAGCATCAAACTGTCGTAATCAGCTTGAATTGTACTGAGTTTAGTTTCTAGCTCAGAGATTTGGCTGCGGATCTGTTTGCCTTTCTCGATAACTTCTGGACTGGGCTTACCATAAATCCCTTCATTTAATTTGTTGCGCTGTGTTCTTAGTTCCTGGACCTGCTGCATAAGCTCTCGACGTTGCTGATCAACTTTGAGCAAGTTATCAACTTTATCAGGTACGCCTTTATCGGCTGCAGCTTTTTTAACTAAGTCTTTATTATCTCTAATAAATTGAATATCTAACATATGTGCAGTGTCATTCTGAGATGAAATCGAAAAATCTTATAATAGATCCTTCGCTAACGCTCAGGATGACACCATAAAAAAACACCACCATTACTCTTTCAAAGAGCCATGTGGCGGTGCCATCTTTTACTATACTTAATTCCTGCTGTCACGGGCTTACCCGGAAGAGCATTTCCTCTCTTCAGCTTGGCAGTTGGAAGCTGCCTCATAACGCTGTTACTTTTTTAGATTATAGCAATTTTATTAATTTTTACCAAAGCAATTGTGTCTTCGATATAGCTTAATGTATTTGGTAATGTATCTAATTTCTTGATTTGGTTATGGGTAAACCATTCTGCTTGAGCTGTTTCATGATCTGGATCATTAATCTTTACCTTTTGTTGACCAATACTTATAAGGTAGCAAGGCAAAATAACATGGGTGGCTATTTGACTATCATCATTACCATGTTCCCAGGTACTGGTTTTGACAATAGGATGAGGATATAAAATGATTGAGGTAACAGATAATTCTTCTTTAAATTCTCTTATTACACACTGTTCAGGAGTTTCACCAAATTCCAATCCTCCGCCAGCTGGTTGCCATTTGAGATGCCACTGTTTATTGTGAGGAGCATATCGTTGGGTCAACAAAAATTCCAACTTACCATTTTTGCGGCGAAGAGGTAAGCCGACAATACCAACTACTATTCTTTTCTTCATGAAGTTATTTATGTTATGCTAAATATGAATTATTAAATTTAACATATTTTAGAATAAACTAAAATAAAAAATATGGCTCAAAAAGATTCAGGTGTATCAGAAGATATGAAAACCTTGGTAACAATCTTATTACTTATTTTTGTTTTTCCTATCGGGTTTATTGTAATGTGGGCATGGCCAAGATGGAAAACTTGGGTAAAACTACTCGTATCTTTACCAACAATATTAATCTTTCTTTTTGCCCTCTTTATTTTTCTGGCAGTAGTTGCGGCTCCCTCAACTCAAATTAAAAGAGCTGAGTGTACAAAAAATTGTGCAACATA of the Candidatus Beckwithbacteria bacterium genome contains:
- the secD gene encoding protein translocase subunit SecD — translated: MQAKRLFIIIIGLTIITAIISLPKNFQIHQTIFGKTINATISSPEINFKLGKLEFHRSLDIQRGLDLQGGTQIVLQADMSKVKTSDRQTALEAAKEVISRRVDLYGVTEPSIQTSKVGNDYRIIAELPGIQDINQAISLIGQTAQLEFRVLPPQLKDSTASAVPYTDFVTTDLSGKDLKRSSVQFNNGLPQVGLEFTGDGAKKFATITKENVGKPVAIFLDEIPVTAPTVQEAITTGQAVISGNFTTDSAKALSIQLNAGALPVPIKVIEQRTIGPSLGQESVNKSLTAGFIGLFIVMAFMAALYGRLGLIADIALVIYGLITLSIYKLVPITLTLPGMAGFILSVGMAVDSNILIFERMKEEVRTGKAWRQAMELGFGRAWDSIKDANTATIMTALILLNPLNFNWLVTSGTVRGFALTLLIGVVCSLFTGIVVTRTLLRVLYRGKETQL
- a CDS encoding DUF3048 domain-containing protein, producing MKKTALLGFVAFLGLYLFSTGISYAVFTYVVAPPSLEFISPQGNQEEEAINQEEKEDNTADYKQLIDTSGPKTAICPMNGQLFTEKEKEAWEQRRPLLIMIENHEEARPQSGLSSADIVYETVAEGGITRFMGVFYCDAQSHEAIVGPVRSARSYFINWASEYGANPLYAHVGGANCNHGCPGGTSEADALGQIEDYGWGGSMGNDLNQFAIGYPTYWRDYERMGHTVATEHTMYSTTERLWALAKKREWTNVDSEGNAWDEDFVPWQFYEEGKEPKIGDVTTIGYDFWENSPAGDYSVSWKFDPEKKVYLRSNAGKEHLDLDTNKQLSAKNIIVMYSVESNADDGYPSNAHLLYDTIGTGTGVLFQNGNATEITWTKDSRTDRTIFEDADTGKEISFIPGKIWISNLAKGNKTLEY
- a CDS encoding DUF4446 family protein; protein product: MNEFLSNPITLIPALIAGLSIVWLTILTVLFLSLKKHYNSLIKKIDKKNLEQILEDILKAQKLQGSELKSLIGEMETLKSQCDFHLQQVGFLRFNPFDDTGGDQSFVLALLDNQKTGVLISSLHNRETTRVYSKQVFQGKGIDGDLSEEEQKVIASACHIKP
- a CDS encoding aminopeptidase, whose amino-acid sequence is MPKYQPSQHTFEKYANVLVNFALNSGNGIKKGEVVRISASESAKPLFIELRKAVLKAGGHFISQYLPDDEKSLNPSRDFFELASDEQLKFYPKAYVQGLVKQIDHSIAIISEVNKQALKGIDPAKIMTAQLAQKPWRELLDIKENQGKFTWTLALYATPQMAKEAGLSLEDYWEQIIKGCYLNQKDPIKAWQQTFAQSEIIIKKLNQLPIDTLHVKGSDVDLLISLGEKRQWAGGSGRNIPSFEIFTSPDWRDTHGWIKFNQPLYRYGNLIKGVELEFAKGKVVKAKASQNEKVLLEMIKTPNADKIGEFSLTDKRFSKITKFMAETLFDENVGGPQGNTHIALGKSYHDCYAGDPGKVTKAQWKSLGFNDSAVHTDIVSTTKRTVTAVLKNCSKKIIYDNGEFVI
- a CDS encoding aminopeptidase P family protein translates to MSISNLEVQKRLRKFQAILKAKKLDCLLLLSAEQIFYLTNFAFQDRNGREALLLVEESSLTLLVPAMHQDQTKTVFPNITIKTLSAGMRYSQLLEPRINSKKVGVEGMVLTLAEAAVFKKMRAKLTDVNQELRMVRAIKTQTEIANITKAQDITQKALVSVLTNIKLGISEKELARKLDIAMETLGADELAFPTIVAFGKHSAVPHHKAGKTRLKNDNIVLIDMGARVGEYNGDLSRTFYFGKATDIFKKRFELVQTAQQAALKKIKAGVEIADIDQAARAVFEKAEVLDLYLHTTGHGLGIGVHEFPSLSYLQKDRLEEGMVITVEPGLYEDGWGGIRLEDVVVVAKNGYKMLGTLDQHWSLPYGG